In Aedes albopictus strain Foshan chromosome 3, AalbF5, whole genome shotgun sequence, the genomic window TCCGGGAACAAATCTGGGGACCTGAAGCCCCAGGGAAGTAGCCAATATGCGATTGATTCTGGAAGTAGGCTTGCGACACACCAAACTTCATGGTTTTTCGAAACTAGTTCAGTGAAGCACATTTCAACAATGTATGGTGATTTTGATCGCTTCCCAGGTTGTTCCGAGAACAGATTTGAGGACGTGGTACCCCAGAGAAGTGGCCAATGTACGATTGATTTTAAAACCAGGATTCCTGAATATCTTGATTTTCCAAAACTATTTCATTGAAATACATTCCAAAGGTATCAAAATTCCCAGGTTGATAAATCCACATGGTTGTTTTGTGAGATTGGAAGAGCTCGTAAACTTCCTAGATTATAAAGTTAGGCATatattttatgttttgaaataaccAAATAATCAAAGTGAGTAACCAGTCCAGACCCAataatgaaacaaattgtgttgtTTTTCATTTTGAAATGTTATGTTTTCTCTATATTCCAATAAACTTGCCAATATATCTAAGAATGGTTTAATTTTCTTTGCACGTGTTACAAACATCGAATTTCTTCTCTACACTGCAATTGCGGCATACGATTTTTCCACACCCACAGCACAATTTGTTGCCCCATGAAACCCGCCGTTTGGAGCATTTTTCACACCGCCGACTTTTTTTCAAACTGTTTTGTAGCTTCAGGTCTTTCTCTCCAGTTTTCACACATGAACAACAGATTACCAAATCTGCAGCTGAACTGTGTTCTACACACAGTGTACACTTGCAGAACCTACAAATAGTTTCTGCGGTTTCGTTGCAGTTGATACAGATTTGTCCCATTTGGCAGCCATCGACAAAGTTGGTCATTTCTGCTGTGAGCTCAGTGGAGAGGTGTCCGGTTTCCAACCGATCTCTCATATTGGGAACCGTCAGTTCCTCCGCTAAGCACTGCAAAAATAGAGACCGCCTCTCGTTTGACTGCCTTTTCCAGCCGGAATTCACGGTGGTAAACGTTATAAACGCATTCAGGCAAGCAATGTCAACCAGTTCCATGAAAAGTTTTTTGCTCCAGACTCGGCTTCTTCTGGAAACTGTTGTGTTTCTGGTCATCTGGTCACCAACGTCCACTGCTCCCTTGGTTTTGTTATAAAATTTGATGACCTCTGGTTTGTCTTCTCGCTTGTCTTGCGCATCATGCACTTTGGTGGAGAGCATTATCACCGGCTTTTTACCCTTCTTCGGGTAATACGACAACAGCGATTTTTGTTCTTTATATCCCACCAAAGAACTGCCGGGCTCTCGATCCTTGGttgccaggaattccggaggaatcactGGCTTGTTTGCCCGCATGGTGCCGACGTATATAAGTTTATTCTCCCACAAAAAATCGACCAACTCTGTAGTGGTGAACAAGTTATCCGCCGTCACCTCTCGCCACGTACCATGGAAGGGTTCTACCAGGTTCTTAACCACCCTCATGCCCTGGCctctttcaggaacatttcctAGCTTGCCGGTGTATACTTGAAGATTTGTGATGTACCCATCGACGGTGGAACAGATCCAAATTTTGATGCCGTATCGTCCAGGCTTACTTTTGATGTACACCCTAAAAGGGCAACGACCTGGATTCAAATAAGCCAATTAGGTCATAtaataaattgaaattatattACACAAAAAAGATCAACCATCATCTAAAACATACCCTATaaaaaccaaacatgtttctacactACTTGGTAAATTCTACTAAAATCAAACATTCTCAGCTAATGATTCATTATTTGAACgtatgttttgtttatttatttatatatttttttggtaaattaTTTTATTTGTTCATATTTTATTTAATAGTTTTTTTATAGCTTCATTTCAGCTGTTTCAAAATTTGTGTTGCAATTATTCCTCCAACTTATGCTTCCTCACTTTATAGTGGGATTCATGAAACAAAAATGATTGCAAGGTCTTGGCTAGGTGTGTGGATATGTGTGGGCCTATGTTATTATAGATAGTAGCTAAAATTGCAATGGCTGTATCTTCATCCATGATTAGTGCATGTTTGCATGCTGttattctaggtttttttttctcattcattTATAATTTCATTCATGTTTTTTGCACAAAGTAAGATACGGTAGTAAGGCGCGACCTTAGTTGAATATTTTGATATCTCCAAAACGCTGTTTTTTATGAAAACATATGATTTCTGTTCAGTGGATCTACCGTTCATGTACATTTAGCTGAACAAAGTTACAAATAGGAATTTCTTTTCCATTTTAGTTCTATTTTTATATGTAAGTGTGTGACAAATTTGAACTCTAGTCCCACCGCCTCTGAGGATTTTAAAATATTTAGTATATTGCATTTTCAAAGGAAAACATGTTTGCAATTGTTATTCTGTTTTGTCATTTGAAGgattattcagaaaaaaaaaatgtttgaggtaacgTGTTTTAGATTGACAAAACAAATTGTATAACAAGTGGGCTTTGATTTAGATGATGGTATGAATAGAAAGTATAGTAATGTTTTACCTCTGAAGAGGCACAAACGCTCATCAATGGTGAGATTTCGGGGAGCAATATAGTTGTGTAGGCAATTTTGTACGAGCATATCAAAAATTTTTCGGATCGGTTCCAGTCTATCGTTCGAATGCTTGAATCGATCTGGACGTGTCGTGACATCATCAAATCGCAGAACGACGTAGATATCTTTGAATCGATTCTTGGACATGCCGAACCGATAAAAATCAATGGACCATGCTCGGTTCGACGACCACATAGTGGCAACACTCATGTGGTTTTGATGGTTTCGACCGGCAGCAATGAGGATACCAATGAACGCCCAGATTTCATTGGTAGTCACAGGCTTCCAATCTTTCTTTTTTCCGGTGAAATAACGATCTCCAAATAGATTTGTACGGAGAACTACCTCTTCAATGATTGCCGTCGACAGGAACGCCTTGAACGCTTGTGAAGCACTTTTCAAATTTCGCATATGTTCAGCAGGTCCGGTTTTGGAATCATCAAACATTCCACTCGATTCTCGATCTTGCGGTACGATGGAAGACCAAACCGTTCCGTTCTTTCCAACAAACGATCGACCTGTTTTGTGGCTGCCAGAACTAAAAGGATGTTACAAGTTTTTCTCTCAAATGATTTGAACTTAGGTACCTTGACAACTCGTCATCGCTCTCGTCTGAATCATCAATATCGGAAATTGTATGGTCCGATGTGCAATCTTCCTCTTCATCACTGAAATCGTAATCAAAAATATCTGCCATTTCACTTTGATTTTGGAATTTGAAAGTATAAATATGGCGAACAAGAATATACTGTAAACGCTAGTGTGCTGTCTGacgcaacaacaacaaacaataaTGCACGCACTCTGACTAATACATTGGCAATATCGACAGTAGGACGGGAGACATTACTTATACAACGGTGAATCCCATGTATATCCATGTGATGTATGCCAAATTACATCAGATTTTTATGTTGATTCCTTGAACAATGTATAAAATAATGATGATAGAGATAATATTTAGAGATAAGACTGTGATGTTGGTTCCGATAACAGTCAACTCTAACAGCTCgcgttcaaaattcgaaaaaaggTGAATAATTTCTCATCGGATCATGTAAAAACAAAACTATGGAAAAATTGAATGGAATTATTTTACACAACTAGAAACTCAGGCTGCTGAAGTTTCTTTGAACATGACATAAACTGGccaatgttattgaaatgttttgttgAATCATGCAGATTTCATGCTACAAATACTCTGCACGC contains:
- the LOC134291024 gene encoding piggyBac transposable element-derived protein 4-like; this translates as MADIFDYDFSDEEEDCTSDHTISDIDDSDESDDELSSSGSHKTGRSFVGKNGTVWSSIVPQDRESSGMFDDSKTGPAEHMRNLKSASQAFKAFLSTAIIEEVVLRTNLFGDRYFTGKKKDWKPVTTNEIWAFIGILIAAGRNHQNHMSVATMWSSNRAWSIDFYRFGMSKNRFKDIYVVLRFDDVTTRPDRFKHSNDRLEPIRKIFDMLVQNCLHNYIAPRNLTIDERLCLFRGRCPFRVYIKSKPGRYGIKIWICSTVDGYITNLQVYTGKLGNVPERGQGMRVVKNLVEPFHGTWREVTADNLFTTTELVDFLWENKLIYVGTMRANKPVIPPEFLATKDREPGSSLVGYKEQKSLLSYYPKKGKKPVIMLSTKVHDAQDKREDKPEVIKFYNKTKGAVDVGDQMTRNTTVSRRSRVWSKKLFMELVDIACLNAFITFTTVNSGWKRQSNERRSLFLQCLAEELTVPNMRDRLETGHLSTELTAEMTNFVDGCQMGQICINCNETAETIFEPNPENDPSNNPREYGK